The genomic segment GTCTGGTTCACCCATCTACAGAGCTGAAGCTGAACTGCTGGTAGAAACAAATGGCACATGTAAAACCTGTGCCCAGAACATTAAAAATCTTCTTACCGAACTTATTGATTAGTATCATTAAGGATCACCTGAGTTGTCAGAAAAGCATATGAAATTCCAAAccaaacaacttaaaaatggAGGCGTGCGTAGCCCTCGCCAGTGGCATTGCTCTTATTGTCTGATCAGTGCTTTAAACACCACCAAAATTGTTTCCAAGGAGCTGCTAATTACTATCACAAAGCATATTAGTGAAATGCTTTGTGCAGATCATGCACCCAACTCCTTCTGAAAAACTTACAATCAAACATTTGTTGTTCCTTAAAAATTTGTAAACTAACTTTATATCTGGGGCTGACAGTctagataaattaaaaaaaaaattcactttTCCTCCTTTCTAGTGACATAGGCCATCTAGTTCTCATGATCCTAATCATACAAATTCAATTGACGGGAACTCGCTGATGTGAATACTGAATAGGTTCTTAAGAATCAGTAGATGAAAGGAATCATTACccatatttttcaagaatgaAAAGTTTCAACCCACAATCTGATGTTGTACATGAATTGAAAAGGACGCCCAGCGCTTTCCATTTTCCAATAGTAAGAACCAAAATTCCACAGCCTCGTTGAGGGTAGGTCTTCTTAGATGAATCAGAAAAAATAGAGCCCATGGAATAGTAATAATTTTCATGAGTCAAATGAATAAATAGAAGAGTAGAATATGGGTGCTTGCATTCAGTCTTATTCAAATAATGTCAACTACGACAACAGAATTATAGATTTCTAGTAGTAATAGAATAGTACTAGCAGTgtataaatgaattaaaagaGGAGTGAGCAGAGAAGCTGTTGACCTGATGGGCGCCGTTAAAGCTTTGTTTAATTAGCCTTGAAAACCTTCCTTAACTCAGCCTCTTAATGGGCTTAGTAGAGAAGAAGCAAATTTATGCCATCAGGTTCTATTTTCTCATGGTTTATTAGACTTGTCTGGTTATCgagaaggaaaattttgaaaaaagaaacaaaaagttgCGGAAGTCACAGTGTGTGGACATTAGTTTTGCCTCTGGAACAGTCGGATCTATCATCACAGATTCACAGATATTGAACTTCATTTTGcttcattttttcaaaatggaTGAGGCCTATGGCCCCATGGCGCCTAAGTTGCAAAGCAACAACCATGTGCAACGGGCTTGGCAATAATACGATGGGCCACCGTCGATTATCAGCAAGGGGGTTTAGTTACCACTGACCATTTTCATATTTGACTATTAAGCAATATAACGCTTGTACCACAGAATGATATTGAACTCCAAATCCAAGGTGTTCGTGTTTGCCCTTTCATAATTTAAACATCTTAGTCACACGTTTACAGATGGATATGGACATATTACTTACTACCTTGTTTTTTAGCCAAGCATTAGAGGTACTTCAATCAGACTTTGATCACAATTCAGAATTACAGTTCAGAATAGAAGAGTCGACTTTCAACTAGAATTAAATCCTACGGTATGAAtgattgagagagagagagaaagagagagatgaTGTTAATGATCATTCACATGAACGAGTGAAAATGAAGACAACATAAATACGAATAGGAAATATAAAGTGACCAATGATGATACAGGATGGACCAGGAAAGGCTACATGACCTAAAAATGGGCGAAGGGCTATAAATTTTTAGCAATGAGAATGCATAGGCACAATGAATAGCTCAATCTCAAAATTAGTCAAATAATATcccaaaaataagagaaaaataaaaggaacaGAAACGCTAGAAAATTTGAGGAGCAAAGGAATAACACTATCAATCTAGTATCACTAACTCATCCATcagaaagcaaagaaaataattcaACCCAAGGCCTGTCTTTCACTCATGGATAAATTACCTTCTCATCACAATCAACTTCTAAATTCAAAGACCAAAAGGTCTAGAAAGTAAAAGATCATATGTGAGCGAAAGTTTAAACTGTAACAAGATAACAAATACCAAACTTCGAAAAATTTTGACGACTAAGCATGTTACATTTTTTTCCATGAAAGAACAAACTCACAAAACAAACTCTGCTAAGAGGACACAGATTTCAACTTCTTTGTGCGTTTGACAAGAGGGTACATGCTCTTTATTACCTTTCGGGCCTTCTTCACAGATTTAGCTTTCTTTACCTTCTTAGTCAAAGGAGGCACTTCAGTTATGGGACCTGGAGGTATCCCTTTCTTAAGTGCACTTCCTCTAGGAGTAACGGAGGGCGGTAATCTCAAACTCTGGGGAGGTAAAGGGCTGTGAGGCTTCCAAACCAAGTTGTTTTTCATTGAGAATCTTACCCTCTTTGTGCTCTTCTCACCAGTTTTTGCCGTTCCGCCACCTTCACCATCCCCTTGATTGGTTAGCTCCCCATTCTGAGATTTTTGCCCATCCACACTCTttactctctttctcttcttggaGACAGCACCATTAACTTTTGGCAAATCACAGGCACTTGCAACATCACCATCCAAGCCCACTTCTGCAGCAACCTTCTCAAACTGCAGCTGAAGGTTCGAAATCACTGATTCAGTAAAGGTTATCGAATGCCCATCACCATTCTGCTCAATACTAGAATTGGCACTTTCTGCAGGTaccataacatcattctcctGATCTGCAGGGCTACATTCAGCATTCTTGCACTTCTTAGTCTTTTTACCACTGCCCCGAGTTGCCTTTTTGGCCTTCTTGCTCTTCTTCAATGCCTTCTTGGCAGAACCATTAGCATTAACTTCAGCCGGCTCTGAAACACCATCAGAATCATCCACTTCCATCTCACTAGCAATAGGTATCAATTCTGGCACCTCATCTTCTTCACCTCCTTCATTAGGCTCAGGAATCGAAACATCAATACCCCACAGCGTCAAATCCTTCTCCAACTTCAAGAATTCCTCATGTAACCCTAACACCACCTTCCTATTTCCCTGACAGCAATCTGCTGAAGAACCCAATTCGTAAAACTTTGCAGAGAATCCCATCAGCAAACTAATAGTCCCCAACACAACCAAGTCTTCACCTTCATCGACCTCATCCCCGGACCTCTTAAGTTCTAAGAATCTCCTCCCCATTTTAACAAACACATCAAACACATTACTTCTAATCTTTCCAACCAAAACCTTATCACCAACTTTCCCCATAATTCCAACAAATGGTTCCAACAAAACCTCAACGACCTCTTTCTTTACCGGAAGAAACGGCCTAATTTCTTCgagaaaaattgaagcaaTGTGATAATTAACACCATTCCCTTGAAACTTATCATCAGCTAAAAAGGTTCCATCAACTAAAACCCTAATCGAACGACGCGTAAAATCCAAATCCCACGACCATTTCTTCAACATAACAAAAAAGCAATTCAAAAACCTACGAATTAAGAGGTAAAACTTATCTAACCTTAGCTTGTCAATCCCAGTCCACTCGCGACGCATAGtaagaagaaaaacagaaaaatattGGAGAGATAGACCGGGTTCGAGCTTCGGAAGAACCGAGGAAAGCTTTTCA from the Theobroma cacao cultivar B97-61/B2 chromosome 8, Criollo_cocoa_genome_V2, whole genome shotgun sequence genome contains:
- the LOC18591935 gene encoding ribosomal RNA processing protein 1 homolog; translated protein: MAGSGAGEGPTLIKQLAACDKSTRDRAVRSLLHTWLPSQAEVSDEEMKRLWKGLFYCVWHADKLPAQSDLVEKLSSVLPKLEPGLSLQYFSVFLLTMRREWTGIDKLRLDKFYLLIRRFLNCFFVMLKKWSWDLDFTRRSIRVLVDGTFLADDKFQGNGVNYHIASIFLEEIRPFLPVKKEVVEVLLEPFVGIMGKVGDKVLVGKIRSNVFDVFVKMGRRFLELKRSGDEVDEGEDLVVLGTISLLMGFSAKFYELGSSADCCQGNRKVVLGLHEEFLKLEKDLTLWGIDVSIPEPNEGGEEDEVPELIPIASEMEVDDSDGVSEPAEVNANGSAKKALKKSKKAKKATRGSGKKTKKCKNAECSPADQENDVMVPAESANSSIEQNGDGHSITFTESVISNLQLQFEKVAAEVGLDGDVASACDLPKVNGAVSKKRKRVKSVDGQKSQNGELTNQGDGEGGGTAKTGEKSTKRVRFSMKNNLVWKPHSPLPPQSLRLPPSVTPRGSALKKGIPPGPITEVPPLTKKVKKAKSVKKARKVIKSMYPLVKRTKKLKSVSS